From the Thermococcus sp. 18S1 genome, one window contains:
- a CDS encoding PPC domain-containing DNA-binding protein, with the protein MRFSRGRNFLFRVPEGEELLKFINEFAKKNNVLVGTVSAIGSLRNPKIGYFDEDAGEYKVIELTGTYELVSLAGNISVKDGEPFAHIHVALGDSDGMLYGGHLVEGEVFVAEVFMQELLGELLERKPQENGLALWDETSI; encoded by the coding sequence GTGAGGTTCTCTAGGGGCAGAAATTTCCTGTTCAGGGTTCCCGAGGGGGAGGAGCTCCTGAAGTTCATAAACGAATTTGCAAAGAAGAACAACGTCCTGGTAGGGACGGTCAGTGCCATCGGGAGTTTGAGGAATCCAAAGATAGGTTACTTCGATGAGGATGCGGGTGAGTACAAAGTCATCGAGCTGACAGGTACCTATGAGCTGGTCTCTCTCGCGGGCAACATAAGTGTCAAGGACGGCGAGCCGTTCGCCCACATCCACGTTGCCCTGGGCGACTCGGATGGCATGCTCTACGGCGGGCATCTTGTTGAGGGCGAGGTCTTCGTGGCGGAGGTTTTCATGCAGGAACTCCTCGGCGAACTGCTTGAAAGAAAGCCGCAGGAGAATGGATTGGCGCTGTGGGACGAGACCAGCATTTAA
- a CDS encoding antibiotic biosynthesis monooxygenase: protein MRLWHGRVPIEKADEYEKFLIERAVPDYGSVDGLLKLYFTRKDEGDVAHFLLVTIWDSMESIKKFAGENPEIAKYYPEDDDFLLEKEKYVQHYRIFYEG from the coding sequence ATGAGGCTCTGGCACGGAAGGGTGCCGATCGAAAAGGCGGACGAATACGAAAAGTTCCTCATCGAGAGGGCGGTTCCTGACTACGGTTCCGTTGATGGACTTTTAAAGCTCTACTTCACGAGGAAAGACGAAGGAGACGTTGCTCACTTCCTTCTCGTCACGATATGGGATTCAATGGAGTCCATCAAGAAGTTTGCAGGCGAGAACCCGGAGATAGCGAAGTACTACCCGGAAGACGACGACTTCCTGCTGGAGAAGGAGAAGTACGTTCAGCACTACAGAATCTTCTACGAAGGGTGA
- a CDS encoding chromate resistance protein ChrB domain-containing protein, which yields MKWVTREHVHVDRVACPWLIKRFIDPEAEFIFVPRDTDPATITEGIPFDFKGVELGHHDGKCSFDAFVEKYNITDPAVLKIAEIVREADTHVENPQPLAVALDILARGYRMICENDHETLEKEFYLYDAMYAYFKKQIEEGEA from the coding sequence ATGAAGTGGGTGACCCGTGAACATGTCCACGTTGACCGCGTGGCGTGTCCCTGGCTTATAAAGCGCTTTATCGACCCTGAGGCGGAGTTTATCTTTGTGCCCCGCGATACTGACCCCGCGACAATCACCGAGGGAATACCCTTCGATTTTAAGGGGGTTGAGCTCGGGCATCACGACGGAAAGTGCTCCTTCGACGCTTTCGTTGAGAAGTACAACATAACCGACCCCGCCGTTCTGAAGATCGCCGAGATAGTTCGGGAGGCCGATACTCACGTCGAGAACCCCCAGCCTCTGGCGGTTGCCCTCGATATACTGGCGAGGGGATACAGGATGATATGCGAGAATGACCATGAGACCCTGGAGAAGGAGTTCTACCTTTACGATGCCATGTACGCCTACTTCAAGAAGCAGATTGAGGAAGGGGAGGCTTAA
- a CDS encoding DUF998 domain-containing protein: protein MKKSQPWAGILSPPIALGGIGAAIIINRSWWRLTDNAISDLGKVGLPYSGVMNVPLFISAVLAIYYAVGLFREVKNPLSKLGIGVFIIGLAFLAGIAVFPEGTEPHYHVSWGFFLAGSVGYLIAGAGLWLEGLRKFGAFTALLFTAEVLLARWAFETFTGVAIAEFIGIFAMTIWHYALLWEKFFAEKG from the coding sequence ATGAAAAAGAGCCAGCCCTGGGCTGGCATCCTTTCTCCCCCAATCGCCCTCGGGGGGATAGGTGCGGCGATCATCATAAACCGCTCCTGGTGGCGACTCACGGACAACGCGATAAGCGACCTGGGAAAGGTTGGTCTTCCGTACAGCGGGGTGATGAACGTCCCCCTGTTCATATCAGCGGTCCTCGCCATCTATTACGCGGTGGGTCTTTTCAGGGAGGTTAAAAATCCCCTCTCCAAGCTTGGAATCGGTGTTTTCATAATTGGGCTGGCTTTCCTAGCGGGAATAGCGGTCTTTCCGGAAGGAACCGAACCGCACTACCACGTCAGCTGGGGCTTCTTTCTGGCGGGGAGCGTTGGATACCTGATAGCCGGGGCCGGTCTATGGCTCGAAGGCCTGAGGAAGTTCGGAGCCTTCACGGCCCTGCTCTTCACCGCCGAGGTTCTCCTCGCGAGATGGGCGTTTGAGACCTTCACCGGCGTTGCCATCGCCGAATTCATCGGAATTTTTGCCATGACAATCTGGCACTACGCGCTGCTGTGGGAGAAATTCTTCGCCGAAAAGGGTTAG